TATATCCATGCTAACTATTCTTAATTTCGTCAATTTGAAATGACAAACAGCATTTAACGCGCAGTTGCAAATCCAGataaacaagcattttttacacaaaacaaaaaaaatactacaGTAATTAGTGTACGTTCAATCGTTTGTACTACGACACTTGAAACGAACAATGCACAAGTCTATGTTTAGGCCATCGTAACTACAGGCTACCAGGCACAATTTCTTATAAAACTTACTCCATATCCATTTATGGTTGTAAAGGTGGTTAGGACATTGGCCTGGCTACCGTTTCTTAGAGTTAAGGTGGTGGGAGTTCAATAACTAAAATAGACAAGTATCCTACTTAAAAAAGTATTGTAGtcttttttaaactgaatgaatACTTTGTCCGTCCTTCCGTTCGTCCGTTTGAACCATTTTTGCCGCGCGTATCTCCAAAAGAATAATAGTGAAGAaaactttacagaaatgttAAGTAGCAAGTGGAGTTGTATACCTTGAGTGTTGTGGCTGCACCCAAAAATAGTTATGGTTCTTTATCTTAGAGCCTACACTATTGTATCGCGCGTTTCTCCAAAATTATAAGAGCCAAGGTCACAAAACTTGACAGGAATGTCACCCagcatgtgaagttgtgcatCTGAGGTTTTCTGTGTTGCTTCACCCCAATAGACCAGAGTTATGGCCATTGACTTAGTAAAAAGTATCCCATCGAGCATTCAATCTTATGTCGCGCGTAAATCTCTCATAGCAGCCAAAGTGATACAACGTTACAGGAATGTTAAGCAGTCCATGAAGTTCATCATGTGCGGCTGTATCTAGTTAGTGCATCGGTAATTAAGGCCAtttacttaattaaaaataGACTATATAGCAAGCGATACTGTGTCGAGCGTACCTCTTTAAGAGTAAAAGCCAGAGGTTCAATTCTTTACATGATTGATAATCCGTTTTGTGGGTTTCTTCGCTTTATTTTAGAGGTGCATAGATATGACCCTTTTGAAAAGAATATAAAGCATGCATCCATTTGCCTCAAATATTTCCGAAACTAATGAGGGTGGTGTAACGAATCGTATGGTTTTTCcattaagagttatggcccatAACTTGTAAAATAGCGTTTAAAGCAGGATTATTGTGTCAAACCTTATTTCGTTAAATTAATGCTTCAGAACcaagaaaaataacataaaaaatgttactAGTATATAACGTGTTGCATCTTCGGCGTTTTTGCCGCTATGCATAGAAAAGATATGATCCTTGCCatacatgtaatacaaagtATGCATAAAGAGCATGGCGTTTACAAATAAGTACAAATAGGTATTAGACTGCATATTAAATTGTGCAGCTGGGGTCAAGGTgtaggtcactgtaactaaaataGACATAAGGATTTTAACTCATAGTTTTAGATCAATTAAACCATAGTGATAAAATttgatatgtatgtatatttcgGAATGGAAAGTTTGGTATTGCCCTTTTATGACCCCACTCTCTCGTTGTGCAACTGGTATGTTTGATGCATATTCATCCACTATGGGCGGAATGTGACAGAGGCGGGAATCGGGGGTATATGTATCATGTaaagaattgtaaaataaatagaatgAGGGATTTGGACATAACATCATATTCAAAGGAGAATAAGCTTTATCATGTCTTGGTTTAGTATGTTATCTATAAAACTTTTTGTCCACTGTCCATTTCGTCCGCTGTTCACAACCCTTTGCAGATGACCAGCTGCAATAACTGTAATTGGAAAACAATCAATGGTTACACAATTATAAATGGTAGATTTCTAGAAATAACCAAGTAGACGATAGCTTAATATTCTGACAAATCCAAGTGTATGTTGGTCTAGCAACATTTTCTGTTTTAGCATATGatcttgttttaatatacaaagtTTTGTacttatgtttgttaaaaatgcaaacactttCAACTTAACAATCGGCTTACTTATATCATTGAGCATTTAAATAGCAATTTTATGTGAGTGTTTCAAAATTGCTAAATTTTCAAGTTGATGCTGGTACCGAAGAGACAAAAATGGTGTTTCAACACACGGATGGATCTTTTTCCGCTATGCTTTTTTTCAAAGTGAGCTAggtttcggatggaacgaactaATGAAAACGGAGGGAGATTCGATAGTTTAAAATCAGTGTTTGTTTTCGTAAATaaaacgataaaactggttttcattttatttgatacattttacatcaaataGAGAGTCtctgaaaccaaaataaaataaaaacaactagTTTATAACCATCTAAAACGCCCTTAGTTGTCCTAAGCCTATCTAAGGCGGTTATCCCAACATGTACAAATAACGGCATATTGATATCTGTGCAATGTGTTTGATTGCATTACTCCTTGTATATTTCTCGTTGGCTTTGATTCATGTGGCTTTAAAAAGGATCTTAGgttcaattgatttaattttgttaataactAAGTTGGAACAATTTTACAGGCTGCAATTACACACATCAACAACAAAGAAAAGACACGGGTGTCATTCTCGTGGAAAGCACCCCAAGAAACGGCTGGAACTCTTTATTTCAGGTAATGTACAATTAGaactatattatttattattttaaacactgtgaatgatttttgtaatcaaaataattaaaaatacttttgtttcgATACTGTTTAGACTCTTTGTAGTTGGTTTCAGAGGATTTTAAGGGGGcgtttattaataaaataaaattaaagatagAGATCCTTGTTTTACAAGGACTGATGTCAGTCTCGTGATTAACATGTATCTGTTTTTGAACAATAGctgattcaaatatttgagacTGTCATAGAATATCTATTcagatatatgttttattaattaatggTCCCAGCTTATCTCGAATGACTTCCAAAGAAGtcaatctaaaaatagattttatcAGGTCCCCGCAAAGAGTTTATAGAACATGTATATCTAAAGTAAAAACTCTTtctgttttcaatttcattccATTAAAGCTGAagcctcacagattgaacgttttgacaactttttttattttttgtcttgggacTACCCAATTttacgaaaatccatggaaaccagttaagtaagactgctgacaaaaattagatcacagatttttatatttaagttaaaaaattgatgttttgtgcaaattactaatggtttaagaaaaatgcataaaatatcatttttgaacttaaatatgaaaatctgcgaacatatgttttgtcaacagttgtcaaaacgtttaatctgtgagaatgcagctttaaggaaagtaaaacaaaatgagcTGAGACGGAATACTATTATAAGAAAAATCATAAATACTCACATCAAATGGCCAACTAAAGTACCAAGCTCCAATGTCCTTATACATCACCTGTTCTCAGACTCAAAACCACTTGCACTGCCAtggttattcaaatataaaaagctaaaaagataaatatgtaTGATACAgcgttaaaaataatgtttacaagAAAACTTCCATGTATTGACATTCAGAGTTAAGGCCAATATGTCAATTTGGAAACAGATGTTTATGTAGTTTACTCGTCTGAGCGCGAATGGCCAATATCATACAAATGATCGGAGATGATTCCCTCATCATTTACGAGGGAATAACCGAGCCTGAGCCATATATAACCCTTACAAGCATAAACCGctgatataataaatacatgtaaaaactaTGTATACACTGTGTCATGAGATAAATATAAGGGAGCTTTGCCTTTAAGCTATGTGAGCGTTGGTTTTCATGAACAAAATGGTACGAAGAAATCATTACAGCCTCAACGCGTTGAACTTCTATGATGGCTACTAATGCTACACATAGCGTTCTAATAATTGACATATCTCGAGAACgctatttaaattataatttataatgatgCCATCTTGATTCGCTTATGAATGATATTGGTCGTTTGAAGACACTTACATTCActgacatttttttgtaatagcACACAAGTTACAATTTATATATCCAAAATGTTTAAGGTCAACACAAGGTTGCCACCTCTAAATTCTATAacaaaattgtcaataaaacattacaattgaGGTATAATAATATGGGTACATTTGCactgaataataacaaaaaatatgtaaaatattcataaaagatAGTATCTCTGAAGAGATTCGGATGCTATCGATAGGTCACGTGACGTCAATACGCCTTTACACTGTATGATGAAAGCTACGCTTTTGTTTTCTACGGTTACACCCGCATAATAAGCTTAGGATGACTCAGTTATACGTACACAGATGCATACAAAAAATACGACCTCATACGAATACATTTGTACatcctttttctttttttctttttcagagcCACAGTCGTACAGAAGTTTTTCCCAAGCAAATACTGGTTGGGTGCTTTCTCAGTTGCCATTACCCCGGCATAGATTTATGAGAACACTGCTTTACTTCCATGTTATGTTCTGCAATAGTTTTGCATTAAACGTGTATACAtctattttgtttatacaatataataactTTATCCCAGACGCAATTCAATTGGTAAAGAGTGATCACATGATCGAGAAGTAGAATGTTTATTCAATCCAAGTAAATTTCAATTGGtctgaaaaaaaattaatatccTATGAAATTAGGTGCGTAAAGAAAGCTCGGATAGTCTAACAGCTGGAATATTTTTTCGGCCGGAGAATAATTTTCCGactgaaaaatgaacattttccggccgaaaaaatatatatttccgaccggataaaaaaaaaaatgacagaggATTATATTTTTCAGCCGAATTCTTTTTTTCCCAGTAAAAAATTGGTTTTGTATCGATTTTTGGGGCAAACTTGAAAGTGCTTTTAACGAGTTAACGGGATTGCACATTATGGTGACATATATGATGAGGTTAGGGACCTGTATCGAGTGGTAGGGCTGCAGGCGCTAGGAAAACTTACTCGTTAAAATATCTCATATGTTACTCTTTTGTGAAAAGAAGGCGTAGTACCCCCATAAGGTGGCGTAGGGAACACGCCCAACTACCACCCTATATAGGCTACTGCTCTTTGTACACACGTTATCTCGTTTAATACACACGCAAAGATGGACCAGAGAGCTGTACCGAATCggctgtttgtttgtttgtttacattttggtcgTTACCCAAACTGTCATGGCTGCCTGCCAGGAACGCATCCTTCGACCTCCAGGGCGGTCAGCCACTGATTGGTTGGCGCCCAGGCGGTCAGCCACTGATTGGTTGGCGCCTGAGCGGTCCTCATCTCGTTGGATTGGCGCTCTCAGGCCTGAACGCCATTGGCTAGTTTGGGTCACGTGGTACATCTGGACATACTATATAAGAAGCGCGTCCGCTGCAtgaatgtttaaactttgaaactttggtATAATTTTAAGACCTTTAAGACTTGAAGCTTAATTTGTCTCTGTCACTTTTGAGACTCGAGTCTCAGTCCACTAAACACAGTTAGTGGTGTGTTTTGAATCTTTGTGATTCTTGTTTTGCTTGACTGTGTGTCAGTAATATTACACGATATGTTGTAAACTGACAACCATTAAATCCAAGTCCAGACGTACCTCGTCCAATGACATAATCAACATACCATTATATATTCTAAGCGGGAATATTATTAAAGTCTATTTAAACTGTCAGTGTCTTTCGTTTCGTTCGTCATCCTAATGATCCTCATGAACTCACGCGTAGTATAGTTGGAAGAGTAGTTTACAATATGGTCTGTAAAAGAGCCAAAGATAAGGTCGGTATAGATAAGGCTAACGAATCAAGTGTCTACATTGAGTTCGTCtttcatgaacatttatatatatatataaagtataggTAATTTTTCCAAATTTCTAAACGTGACCATGATCAGGATTACACTAGTATCTTTATGTATGGTATGTTGCACGATGGGTTTTCCTGACGGAGCCCCGGACCTCGCATGCAAGGACATGAAACCCGGTCATCTGCCAACGACTACATCTGGGACAAACCCCTTCAAGCTGAACATTTCATCTATAACTTACAAACCCGGAGACACTGTGACTGGTAAGAGATTTcgtccattttttttcaaattccatCTCGTGTTTGGTATGTATTCTGACATAGCGGATTGAATGTACACTTAGACTAGGAACCAAGAGCCTTTAAGTATAATTCTGGACTTGATTTAAGTAATATATTCTTCCTGCAAATAACATGTGTTTATCAGAATGTACCAAGTAAAAATAACTTACTACTGTTCGCCAATCAACATAGCAAAGCTTATTTGTGGGAGAAGATCGACCGAGCATATATGTTGCACTTGATTTGAAATTCACTTAACGGATTTGGGTGGACTTAAAGCCACGATCATTCCAtgcatcaacaacaacaacttgaaatgctaagtttatttgcaaacagtagtcaGACATATAAAATAATCTAAGTTGTGTGATGGTTTTATAGGCGAGCTGTTTGGGCCAGCTGGGTTAGACGGAATGTTCAAAGGATTTCTAATCGAAGTTGGAACTCAGAATAGTGTGGACCAAGAGGAAGAGGCAGTAGGGGAGTTTGTATCCCTGGATTCGTCCATACAGAAACACGTCTGTGGAAACGTAAgttataaagataatatttacttgaaaaattcgtgtatttatatatatatacattaaccTTCTATGCAAACCCAGTTTTAGTGTGTAAGAACAAATCAAACCGCCGAAAAGACTATAAGACTGGCATTTACTACTGGTTAATGGAAAATCAGTGTAATTTTTGaaagtatatttaatttaagttaaaaccaATTCATAAGTAAATTCATACCTGAACGTCCGATTACAAAATCAGTTTGAACTGCCGAGGAAAACAAGACAGCCTAAAACAGGGGAGACAAgttaaatcattcaaaatgaCAGAGGCTCGATACAACACTCATTAGTACATACAGTCTACGGTTTGTTTCGGAAATGTTTATTGTAGATAAAAGTTAACGACCAATCCCATTTTGGTTTGATGCCCgcattctttttatattttgagcACATAACGGGTACCTGGCTAAGATCAAAGTATGATACctctttgaaaaaatataacaagggTACCAGTATATCAATGAAAAGCGCTTGGATATATTGATGTGAAAACTGACGAGGCTAGAAATGAAACTTTGGATTTTACCATTCCTAAGCATTCGCACAgacagttttaaaaatgaaaagttaccTCGCTCAAAATATCTAAAAGCTTTTAACATTATGTGTCGTGTAGTCAATCTCTTTAATCGATGACCCACTTTAAAAGTTGAAGTTCGTTTAACTTTTAAGAAAATCCATCTGACAGGCTGTCATATAACGTTGAGCATCGCGCGACAGGGCAATCCGCATTGTCTTTATAATTCTTCATTTGTATGTCCCAAATGGAAAAGTGGCAGGGGCATATACATTTTCCTTTGTCCGTCCTTCCGTTGGTCCCTTTGAACCAAATTTTGTGTCGCGCGTATATCCAAAAGAATAAAAGTCAGAGTGGTGTAACTTTACAGAAATGCTAAGTACATGTAGCTCGTGAATTTGTACACTTTGTGTTGTGTGGCTGCATCCAGTATTAGTTATGGCCCTTaccttaaagaaaaaaaaacctaaaaaaaaccTATTGTGTCGCGCGTTTCTCCAATTTTATAACAACCAAGGTCACAAAACAGGAATGTAACCCAGCATGGGAAATTGTGCATCTGGAGTTTTCTGTGTTGCTTCGCCCAATAAGACCAGAGTTATGACTATTGACTTTGTCAATAGTATcacattgaacattcaatatTGTATTAAGCAGACCGTGAAGCACATCTTGTGTGGCTTTACCTAGTTAATGCATCCGTAATTATGGCCATTGactaaattaaaaaatgcaattctgTGTCACGCGTACCTCTATATAAGATATAAGCCAGAGGAGACGAATCTCTTTACATGAATGATAAACAGCATGCAAAGTTGTGCACTCGGGGCCGTTTTAATGAAGATCTTAGCCGCTGTAttgacatatataataaaaatacgcAAGCATGGCGTTTATTGTTACactaaaaaataacaagagTCATGATCCTTCATATAGATGTACGTCTGCATTTTACTTACGCAGCTGGAGTCAAGGTttaggtcactgttactaaaattgaCTGTAGATATTTACTTCATAGGTTTAAACTAAAgtgataaaatatgatatttatgtatatttcgGGATGGAAAGTTTAGTATTGCCCTTTTATGTCCCCACTCTTTCGTTGTGCAACTAGTAAGTTTGATGCACATTCATCCACTATGGGCGGAAAATAACAGAGGCGGGAATGGGGGGAAATATATCATGTTAAGCTATTTATAATTACTGTAGagatgtataataaatataatgaggGATTTGGacataatatcattttcgaaGGAGAATAAGCACTATCTTGTCTTGGTTAAGTATGTTATCAATGAAACCTTTTACCCAATGTCTCTTTTGCACGCTGTTCACAACCTTTAGCAGACGACATgtacaataattttaattggaaaaaatcaaggttacacatttaaaaatggtatatttccAGAACTTACCATGTAGACGATATCTTAGATAAGCTTAATTTTGTGACCCATCCGAGTGTAAGTAGGTATAGCACCTGACTTTATCCTTCTGTTTTCGCATCTGGacttgttttaataatgtataGTTTGTACTTATgtgaatgtttcaaattttcaaagttGATGCGGGTTCTGACGAGACAATAACGTTTAATAGTTTACGTACATACATGTTTGAGCAACTGTGAGTTTGATCGCTCTTAGACAGGTGTAATTCTCTACCCCTTTTTTCCCAGCATGGCAACTTGACTGATCGTTCCAAGGTGGTAATTCCATTATTAAACCTTTAAACCATCCGTTTGGTCAGTGACTTGCTTGTTAAACGCTTGAAATCCGATTAAAAACCCCAGTGATTTCCTACTTTGGGCGTTTTTGATTATACCAAACTATTTTTTGCAGGGTTTTGTGAACAGCTTAAACAACATTATGGAGCCTATGCATGTAgccataatttataaatttccttaaaacaatgatatggcAGATCGTCGGTTGCCTGTTTAAGCCTAATGGTGTTTCAACGTGTTGGTTCTTTTTCCgctatgtttttttcaaagtgagtttgttttcggatggaacgaaccgatgaaaaCGGGGGCAGTTTCgataatttcaaaaacagttttgGTTTTCGGAAAGCaaacgataaaactggttttcattttaatatttgaaattttcacaACAAATACAGAGTCcctgaaaccaaaataaaattcaaacaactagtttataaccaacaaaaacGTCCTTAAGTTTTCCTAATCATGCTAAGGCATGTTATCCCAACATGTACAAATAACGGCATAATGATATCTGTGCAATGTGTTTGATTGCATGAGTCCTTGTAtatctctcgttaagtgtctgcTTGGCTTTCTTCCATGTGGCCTTAAAAAGGATTTTAGGTTCAATCGTTttagttttgttaataaataagttgGAACAATTTTACAGGCTGCAATTACACACATCAACAACAAAGAAAAGACACGGGTGTCATTCTCGTGGAAGGCACCCCAAGAAACGGCTGGAACTCTTTATTTTAGGTAATTTACAATTACAGTTATAGTATATAGTTTTTTAAACACCAAGAACAATTTACGGAAAcaagataataattataattgatattgtTTCGATAAAGTTCCTCATTGTAGTGTAGGTTCCAGATGATTACGTAAAGAGGTAAAGAGcgcatttataaatataatgaaagaTAAAGATCCTTGTTTTACAATGACttacatgtattacatgtaactgtttttttaactatctctgattcaaatattttaggCTCTCATAGTATATttattcagatatatttttatcaactgATGGTCATAGCTTATATCAAATGACTTCCAAAGAAGTCAATCAAAAAATAGATTTCATTAGGTCCTCACAAAGAGCTCATGAAACTTGTGAATCTAGCactaatgtttatgttttcattttcattcaattaaatgctaaacataaatgatttattattaacCTTAAGGACAGTAAAACAGAATGAGCTTAGACGGAATACTTGAATGAGAAAATTCATTAAAACTCACTTATAAAGTAAATGGTTCGA
The DNA window shown above is from Mya arenaria isolate MELC-2E11 chromosome 6, ASM2691426v1 and carries:
- the LOC128236573 gene encoding putative defense protein 3; this translates as MIRITLVSLCMVCCTMGFPDGAPDLACKDMKPGHLPTTTSGTNPFKLNISSITYKPGDTVTGELFGPAGLDGMFKGFLIEVGTQNSVDQEEEAVGEFVSLDSSIQKHVCGNAAITHINNKEKTRVSFSWKAPQETAGTLYFRATVVQKFFPSKYWLGAFSVAITPA